From Zalophus californianus isolate mZalCal1 chromosome 16, mZalCal1.pri.v2, whole genome shotgun sequence, one genomic window encodes:
- the RCVRN gene encoding recoverin, which produces MGNSKSGALSKEILEDLQLNTKFTEEMLCSWYQSFLKECPSGRITRQEFQSIYAKFFPEADPKAYAQHVFRSFDANSDGSLDFREYVIALHMTSEGKTNQKLEWAFSLYDVDGNGTISKNEVLEIVTAIFKMISPEDVKHLPEDENTPEKRAEKIWGFFGKQDDDKLTEEEFIEGTLANKEILRLIQFEPQKVKEKLKERKP; this is translated from the exons ATGGGGAACAGCAAGAGCGGGGCCCTGTCCAAGGAGATCCTGGAGGACCTGCAGCTGAACACCAAGTTCACAGAGGAGATGCTGTGCTCCTGGTACCAGTCCTTCCTGAAGGAGTGCCCCAGCGGCCGCATCACGCGGCAGGAGTTCCAGAGCATCTACGCCAAGTTCTTCCCCGAGGCCGACCCCAAGGCCTACGCGCAGCATGTGTTCCGCAGCTTCGACGCCAACAGCGACGGCTCGCTGGACTTCAGGGAGTATGTCATCGCCCTGCACATGACCTCGGAGGGCAAGACCAACCAGAAGCTGGAGTGGGCCTTCTCGCTCTACGACGTGGACGGTAACGGGACCATCAGCAAGAACGAAGTGCTGGAGATCGTCACG GCTATTTTCAAAATGATCAGTCCTGAGGATGTGAAGCACCTTCCAGAAGATGAAAACACGCCTGAGAAGAGAGCCGAGAAGATCTGGGGGTTCTTTGGAAAGCAGGATGATG ATAAACTCACAGAGGAAGAGTTCATCGAGGGGACCCTGGCCAATAAGGAAATTCTGCGACTGATCCAATTTGAGCCtcaaaaagtgaaggaaaaactGAAGGAAAGGAAACCCTAA